A genomic stretch from Camelus dromedarius isolate mCamDro1 chromosome 10, mCamDro1.pat, whole genome shotgun sequence includes:
- the LOC116152564 gene encoding beta-lactoglobulin yields the protein MGTEKGHQLPGLSSLWGPAVKVLESGPLLLLILSLGLARAQETLEDVPVQPGFDAQKVEWRWLTVQLAASHSPLAAPDDPLRLALHSIWSRGEDVELVLFWTGEGVCQGLNVTVHPTGLLGQYQSAFKGGGTILLHFVSTDYSHLILYVRFQDDGEVTSLWALLARRMLEDPQWLGQYLAYVSKFHLQEGPVFNLDGFFQTPPPPGGPSSLEPGPSIAVGYQVPPTKNQGPQSPSLARGLEDMLGVGSGQMASQAPTMHEGRDPIGHLCGLHLRPTGKLGVNRTLSGTHVTHVCLGSSQL from the exons ATGGGGACAGAGAAGGGGCACCAGCTGCCTGGCCTCTCCTCCCTCTGGGGCCCTGCAGTCAAGGTCCTGGAGAGTGGGCCCCTGCTGCTGCTGATCCTCAGCCTGGGCCTGGCCAGAGCCCAGGAGACTCTGGAAGATGTGCCAGTGCAACCAGGCTTTGACGCCCAGAAG GTGGAGTGGCGCTGGCTGACCGTCCAGCTAGCCGCCAGCCACTCACCCCTGGCCGCCCCAGATGACCCCCTGAGGCTCGCACTCCACTCCATTTGGAGCCGGGGCGAGGACGTGGAGCTTGTCTTGTTCTGGAC aGGAGAAGGCGTGTGCCAAGGACTAAATGTCACCGTCCATCCAACGGGGCTCCTCGGCCAGTACCAAAGCGCCT TCAAGGGAGGCGGCACCATTCTCCTGCACTTCGTCAGCACTGACTATAGCCACCTCATCCTCTACGTCCGCTTCCAGGACGACGGCGAGGTCACCAGCCTGTGGGCACTGCTGG CCAGAAGAATGCTGGAGGATCCCCAGTGGCTGGGACAGTATCTTGCGTACGTCTCCAAGTTCCATCTACAGGAAGGCCCGGTCTTCAACCTCGATG GATTCTTCCAAACCCCTCCGCCCCCTGGAGGCCCCTCCAGCCTAGAGCCCGGCCCCTCCATCGCTGTGGGTTACCAGGTCCCACCAACCAAAAACCAAGGGCCGCAGTCTCCCAGCCTGGCCCGCGGGCTTGAGGACATGCTGGGTGTTGGAAGTGGGCAGATGGCCTCTCAAGCTCCCACCATG CACGAAGGCAGGGACCCCATCGGCCACCTGTGCGGACTCCACCTGCGGCCCACGGGCAAGTTGGGGGTGAACAG gacccTGTCCGGGACCCACGTGACGCACGTCTGCTTAGGCTCCTCccagctgtga